TTAAAGAATTTACAAAATGTCTGTTACATTAGTTTTAACATTCAGTAGACAAATAGCCCAAATGATATCTCAGCCAAGTAAAAAGCTGGATTAAGTGGGGTAAAAAAATTAGGTCATCAGATCAAATTGaagaaaagcttgtgaacactcttgctATTTATAATGGCcatggacctatacaaacaaatcaCTCGCAATCAAGATCACTTAGACACATGGTCCATACAGTTATCATTTTATCAATCGAGATTATCATATCTCGTGCACCAGTTTATTTTGCGCACTGCAACGGGATATGGCGAGGTTGCGCAtccatttgtttgtataggtccctgtaatGGCAAATCGTAGGTTAAGAAACAAAGTTTAATGTATgttctttaattatttaattaaaacttaatGTAGACTTCATAATTACCTATCAATTTGTATAGACTACAAAACCTGATATGCAGATGAGTACCGGTACACATATTCAGTATGGTTTACAAAGGTCTAGATAAAAAACTTTATGGTTTGAGTTAACTTCCTGATTCGAGACAGTGTTAACTCTGGAGTGGAGACTTTTATCTTGCATTAAGTGAAATTGAGGGTTCTTATGTTCGGAAGTTTATCAAATCAGTTCTAAAACTGAGCTGATGTTaaacatgtaagaaagaactgtAAATCATGGACAGAGcaataaactttaaaatagatgAGACGATTTGTAACAACCAATTTCAGAAAGCAGTCAGTTTAACTGAACATCACCCTATTTCAGAAAATGGTTTGTCCCTGTGTTATCTGTGAAACCATCATCCAACTTTTTGTACATGGTCTTTTCGAAAGTGTACTATGCACCTTTGCGCTTCAGTGTGTATTTAAATAGGACTGTGGGCGTAAACAGCCAATATAATTCAGCTATTGCAAGCAAAATTGAAGTTTTAGTACAGAAATTAATATACTTACTTAAAACTGTGTGTGTCATCATAAAAAGTCATTCTATTCACAAGGTAGGGATCATAATAGTTGTGAATACATAGCTTTTCCATCTTAGGACAGTTCACAATATCTATTTCAAAATGGCAACAATTACTGCTGTAGGTTCAGTTTACTACAGTTCAGATTTTGTGAAGGTCTATGTTTGTGACGCATGCACCAGTAAAAATTTTGAAGAAAGTGCTGATTATTTTTGTGCATCCTGTAAGAAGTTTTTCTGCAGAAAATGCATTTATCAACATGATCAGTTATTTGCAAACCATTCCAAATATGGAAGAGAAGAAACAAATCAATGGCCTCTTACAAAGACACTGGAAAATTTACTACTAAAATGTGATATCCACAAGGAGAAGAAACTGGAAACTTTCTGtcatgaccacagtcagctgtgttgCTCTGATTGTGTTTTACTGGATCACAGGTTAGTTACACACACCCATGGAATAAATGGGCACAACCCAATTTATCTTAGATGGTTCCACTAAAGCTTTCCgcttaaaaatcatttaaaaatcaCATACCAGATCAATCAATATAACTGTAAAGAACTAAAATGAATGGTATTTCCAAAGTTTAGGGCAATCCAGGATAAGTCTTTTGATTAAAAGTTATGTACATAATATAAAGTTGGCTGCTTTTGCTGGAATCAATCAAATATCTGTCTAAATGTTAATTCCTCAGCTACACTAAATAGTTTTATTCATTCTAACAGGTAttctaaaaaatgttaaattgttgATGGATACAATGTTTGAATACGTCTCAATTACAAAATCGATACCATTATTATGCCTAAGCTTTAATCAATAACTTCGATAAGCGTTTAGATTCTAAGGGGACTTGATTTCACACAATTACTTTCAACATCTTGATGATAAGACTAGTTACTGAGAAGTACATGTACACTTAAGTTTAAGCTCTACTTTTTACCAAATATTTCAAGCTCTGCTTCTCTACTGCGTCCAGGTATAATGCTCCTGAAAGGGTAAACATTCAACTTCACCATATCACTGAgatgggtcaaggtcactttaagtaaaaaataaaatttcgtTCAATGACTTCAGCTTTGATTTATCTATATTATATTTAGTTTGTGTGAAAAAAAGCACACGCAGACATATCCAAGGAGTTATTTTTGTCCAGTTGGCTTAAGGTCAgtaataaaaacagaaaaaatgtttTCTCAAAATAACTTTACTTAACTTTGAGCTATTGTGTTGAATTTTTTCACAGTTACATGTATTGTGTCAGGTGAATAACATAAAATTTACATCACACTAACAAAGCGGAATTAAATTTAGACTCAAAATGTTAGTCAGGACATATcctgtatttgtttaaatagaaattttaaactgtttattatttattttaattagattattcatacatgtaaaatacgttaacaaaattaaacatgtaaaatacatttacaaaattatacatGCAGTCATTATGATTTATGTTTTGGTTCCAGACAGTGTGTCAATGTGATTCGAATTTGTGACTCAGTCAAAAAGATGCCATTGGATATGCAACAGTTGCCCATCAATCTTCAAACTATTCTTGAGCAACTAAATAAGTTTAAATGTAGAAAAGAGGCCAGCATGAAGTCTGTGGATGTATCATGGAGTGAAAAACTACAAGAAATCCGAGACCTGCGAAATACTTTAAATGCTGCTTTGGATGCACTAGAAAAAACAACCTTGAAAGAACTTGATGAAATTAGGACCACATTGCAAACCATTCTCAAGAATGATGTTGACAACTGCAGCAGACTGATCGATGAACTGAAACAACTCAGTGAAGCCATACATGTCCTTTGTGATAAGAGTGAAAAAGAAATTGAATTCATAGCTAGCAGAAAATGCCTGGACAAAATACAGGAGTCTAAAGCATTTCTGAAGGAGATCACTGTGAAATTGCAGAGTTCAATGATATTCAAGGCAAACATTGACATTGAGAAGTACCTGTCTCAACAGGCAAGCTTAGGAAGAATTGTAGACAGTATGCAGTCTCTTACATTGAAAACAAACCCAAACCATGTGATGACCGTGAAGAGGATATCCGAGTATATTGTGAGAATATCAAGTGACCCAAATCAGACTTGCAGCATCAGAGGTGTTTGTTGCCTGCCTGATGGCCAGGTCATTTGTGCAGATTGTGATAATAGCAAAGTGAAGCTGTTAGACCAGAACTACAATGTGGTCAGTCACTGTGATGTGTCTGATAGCCCAACAGACATTTGCCAAATTACAACCAGTGAGGTGGCTGTAATTGTTGATAAAGGTGTACAGTTTATCGCTGCGAGCAATGGGCAGCTGGTGAATGGGAGGAAGTTCCAGTTACCGTATGCAGCATATGGTATTGCCCACCATCAGGGAGCATTGTATATCACCTCTGGCACTGCCCTGTACCATCACTCTTTGAATGGATCACTTGTGAAAAAGCTGTTCGAAGATACAAGTCGCTCTTATACaggttaatgtattttttatacaaataaatctcaataaCTGTTTATGAAATTTTTCACCTCTGATGATTTTAAAACTAGTTTTTAGAAGACAAAAGTAAAAAggatttaaaaaattatgtttgaaaagaacattttaaGAAATGAACAATAGTATTGATGCAAATATAATAcagatacatatatatatgtatatttatttatttttttccagtGTTTAAATGTGCAGTAAGTCCAGATGGGGACAGGATTTATGTTACAAGCAACAAGATTCACAAGCTCATCACTCTGGCTACAAATGGCATCCTGATATCCACCTTCATGGACCCTGAACTACAAAACCCTTGGGGTGTCCATGTAACACCATCAGGACAAGTGCTTGTCTGTGGGGGCGGCTCCAATATTGTGATGCAGATTGATTGTGGGGGAAGAAAGAAACTGGCAACTTTTGCGTCACAGAAAGATGGACTGAACAAACCAGTTTCAGTCTGCTACAACTCCAACATTCACAATATTGTTGTGGGACTACATGGTGGCAATAAAGTAATTGTTTTGAAATTGCAATAGCTCTTCCAGtgaaaagaacatttttataaatagggttattttatataaatgttatacttattttttattgtgCACATTTAATCAGAGAAGTATATatctaggtaaaaaaaagatatacatgctttgtttttaacaatgaatttaaatttattttaaatacgttttgttaATTCACTAGAGGTTGTACCATTTTAATATGGatgataattatttatcattttgatGCTAATTACATCTTTAGTCTTTTTTCTTTTGGGCCAACAATAAAAACGTCTTTGTTTGCCATTTCCTACCTTACAAATAACATCCTTACTGGAAAGAATTTTTggagttgtattaaaaaaataatttatttataatttgtaattgACCTTGAGTTATTAAGGAAACTGTTTCAACTGGACACCTGCCTATAATTTATCATATTGAAATTAGAGTGCCTTGTGTGTCATAGAATATCTTTTCAACACCTGCACTTTGCCTTTATTTAACTTTCGATATGCaacaaatatttgacaaaaaaaatatcataattatgtcccccttcgaagacgagggtatatattgttttgctggatgtcggccCATCTGTCTGTCAATGGATTGACCGATTTGAttaaaacttcacatgtgcattggccttggactgtagatgacccctactgaaattggggtcactaggtaaaatgtCACTATCACAATCAGTGTGAAAAGCATCTCTGTTCAATAACTGGTCAACTAATTGCCCGATtattggcttaatacttcacatgtgcatttgtcttggacagtagatgaccactattgaaattggggtcactaggtcaaaggtcactgtcacaataagtgtgaaaatcgtttccgataaaaaaataaacaaattgactgattaGGTTggtacttcacatgcgcattggcattggacagaagatgatccctattaaaattggggtcacttggtcaaaggtcatggtcactctCTCAAAAAGCGTGAacatcgtttctgatcaataattcGACAAGGGATTGaccgattgtcttgatacttcacataagcattggccttggacagtagatgattcCTATTAAAAttgcttaaaggtcaaggtcactgtcacaataagtgccTTATCGTTTCTGATCAACaattcgtcaacaaattgacccataggcttgatacttcacatgtgcattggccttggacattagatgacccAAACATAAATTGggatcacaaggtcaaagatcTAAGTCAATGTCACAATTAACGTGATAATCGTTTCTGATCAAccactcgtcaacaaattgaccaattagcttattacttcacatgtgcattcgcATTGGACAGTTAAGAagacccttattgaaattaggTTCACTATGTCAAAGCACtgttgggggcatatgtctccaacTGCGGAACTTTTGTAAATGTTTGGTAATACATCTGcagatatttgtttaaaaattattttaatgtattaatatttgattatatactgatataaatgcattttattattcaTTAATTTACTTTTGAGGGATAAATGTGTTTCTGTAATAATCCTTATTTTTACAATGACACTAATGGTATGTGGTATATGTGCCATTTTCATATTTGTGCATTTTGAAACATATTATAGTCATTATCACGTAAAACATAAGTTTTGAAAGAATGATACTTggaaatttaatataatattgctTAGTCAGAAGTGTTTCTTTGACAACTAATTAAACTACTTCAGGCTTACATTTTGACTGTGGTAAAACTATAGTTTTATAGTTCTGAAGTTTATTTTCCTCTTATATGTAATACAAAACCTCTGGTGGGTCTGGCTTCTTTTTTAGAAATGACTCCTTATTACTGTGTCATGTAGTCTTTgaaacataataaacacacatAACTCAATATTAGTTtactttgcattttatttttaaccaggttttccgaaggaaaaaactggttattagattggctaaTGCGGGCGGGCttgctggctggcgggcgggcggaacaagcttgtccgggccataactatgtcgttcattgtcatattttaaaatcatttggcacatttgttcaccatcattggacggtgtgtcgcgcgaaataattacatcgatatctccaaggtcaaggtcacactttgagttcaaaggtcaaaattggcaataaatgagcttgtctgggccataactatgtcattcattgtgagattttacaattatttggcacatttgttcaccattatgggacagtgtgtcgctagaaagaatcacgtcaatatctccaatgtcaaggtcaccacaacttaaaatagatttattttgaaacaaacttacaaagggggttaattttgtttgttcatttcaaaagttcagtttgagttgtctcccttaatcagattttttttcacaatgaaaacctggttttgtgacaattttgtcccttgttgctTATTAAACTCAACACAACGTTCCAAATGTTTGTGAAATACAAGATGGAACAGAGGCCTTCTGGCTTCGCGGCACAAAAAGTTGTGTGTCTGCTATGCCCAGTTAAATTGTGTGCGTGGTACTGTCCAGTTACCTTAGTCAAAGTACAGATCTAAACAATTAAACAGTCAATTTTAACATTTACAAATTCTGACAGTCCGTGTGCAAAGTCATGAGTCAAACAATTGCAACATACATACCACGTATGCAACGGGCACATAACGAATGCATACAGAATAGACGGATGTTTTGACGCCTTATATGATACGTTAATAAACAATGACTCATAAGATTTACGTCCAGAAAGGCAGAAAACTAAAAAAGCcgcataccaaaaaggccttaccaaaaaggccccaaatcgtaccaaaaaggccccaaaaaatgaaccaaaaaggccttgaagaaattattgttattttgggTTTCAAATTGTGTCTTCAAACAAATGcacataaattaaaatgaaataagtcATACAACAGGTATGTAGTTTAATATGCAAACATTTACAGACAATATACAGCCAcattgacaaaatacaacataattacataataatagtgtttaacatctcaattctattttttattaaatcaaaatggagtacgacattaaacatgtatgatgtttttaattttcatcattacaaaataaacataatttcaattagtttaaaatggagtacaacataaaacatgtataaagtgttttattttctttattacaaaataaacatcattttaattacattataatattgttgaatatgtgaattctattttttattaatagagtacgacataaaacatgtatgaactttttaattttctttattacaaaaaatacatttacaacaaaAATTAAAGATAATATATAGTCAACTATCTCTTGGGTGGGCATTTTGTTGTCGAGGGCCTCTGCCTCTCTGCATGGACGACACACATACGTTACTTCACCGAGACACATCCCCCCCCTGTAGGCTGTATGGGTTATTCCTGTATATGGACGACACACGCTTTAGACCCTTTCAGCTATTCGCATTCACTGGTGTAAGAGTTGCGTCCCTTAGACGgatgtgacgtcatgcgatgaTCAAAAATCCGCCAGATAGAATAGCGTACAGTGTCGCTGATAATATCAACATCCCTCCCACAATATATTCGtaaattgcacaaatatttccttttttattatattgacgcATATTAAAGCTATGTCTTTTCGCATTTTTCATTTTAGTGCGTTGAAGcgtgaaaatacattaaacattctgTTCAATAACCCTGTGTGTCGGAAGACAAATCACGTACTAGCTGTTCCcactaaattttaaaataaattaaatttaacgtacgaaaacaaataatgatgaaaacaaacaacaaatagatcgattttatgtacgcaacatattgaa
This is a stretch of genomic DNA from Dreissena polymorpha isolate Duluth1 chromosome 7, UMN_Dpol_1.0, whole genome shotgun sequence. It encodes these proteins:
- the LOC127837752 gene encoding uncharacterized protein LOC127837752: MATITAVGSVYYSSDFVKVYVCDACTSKNFEESADYFCASCKKFFCRKCIYQHDQLFANHSKYGREETNQWPLTKTLENLLLKCDIHKEKKLETFCHDHSQLCCSDCVLLDHRQCVNVIRICDSVKKMPLDMQQLPINLQTILEQLNKFKCRKEASMKSVDVSWSEKLQEIRDLRNTLNAALDALEKTTLKELDEIRTTLQTILKNDVDNCSRLIDELKQLSEAIHVLCDKSEKEIEFIASRKCLDKIQESKAFLKEITVKLQSSMIFKANIDIEKYLSQQASLGRIVDSMQSLTLKTNPNHVMTVKRISEYIVRISSDPNQTCSIRGVCCLPDGQVICADCDNSKVKLLDQNYNVVSHCDVSDSPTDICQITTSEVAVIVDKGVQFIAASNGQLVNGRKFQLPYAAYGIAHHQGALYITSGTALYHHSLNGSLVKKLFEDTSRSYTVFKCAVSPDGDRIYVTSNKIHKLITLATNGILISTFMDPELQNPWGVHVTPSGQVLVCGGGSNIVMQIDCGGRKKLATFASQKDGLNKPVSVCYNSNIHNIVVGLHGGNKVIVLKLQ